Proteins found in one Ptychodera flava strain L36383 chromosome 16, AS_Pfla_20210202, whole genome shotgun sequence genomic segment:
- the LOC139152829 gene encoding uridine-cytidine kinase 2-like produces MAARKVVSDSETMVKNGYPRMPFLIGVAGGTASGKSSVCEKIMEELGQNEVERKQRQVTTISQENFYRNLTEAEKSKAFKGQFNFDHPDAYDHELFRQTLQDISKGKTVKIPVYDFKTHSRKIDESTVVYAADVVLIEGILVFYLKDTRSLFQMKLFVDTDPDTRLSRRVLRDINERGRQLEQVLTQYTTFVKPAFEEFCLPTKKYADVIIPKGVENKVAISLIVQHIKDILNGGLKTRNGNGNGKMIIKPHSDTTVSSSSSSSSRPH; encoded by the exons ATGGCGGCGAGAAAAGTGGTGAGCGACTCTGAAACGATGGTGAAAAACGGCTATCCAcgcatgccatttcttatcggTGTAGCTGGAGGAACGGCATCTGGAAAG TCGTCAGTATGTGAAAAGATTATGGAAGAACTGGGTCAGAACGAGGTTGAGAGGAAACAGCGTCAAGTAACAACAATAAGTCAAGAGAATTTCTACCGCAACCTAACAGAAGCAGAGAAAAGCAAAGCATTCAAGGGCCAATTTAATTTTGATCATCCAG ATGCCTATGATCATGAACTGTTCAGACAAACTCTACAAGACATAAGCAAGGGCAAGACCGTCAAAATACCAGTGTATGACTTCAAAACTCACTCAAG AAAAATAGATGAGAGCACAGTAGTGTATGCAGCGGATGTCGTTCTCATAGAGGGTATCTTAGTGTTCTACCTGAAAGACACAAGAAGTTTATTTCAGATGAAGCTATTCGTTGATACTGATCCAGACACAAGACTATCAAGAAGAG TTCTCAGAGACATAAACGAGAGAGGAAGACAGCTTGAACAGGTTTTGACACAGTACACAACATTTGTCAAACCTGCATTTGAAGAGTTTTGCCTGCCAACCAAGAAGTATGCCGATGTCATCATTCCAAAAGGTGTAGAAAATAAAG TTGCAATAAGTCTCATAGTACAACACATCAAGGACATTCTCAACGGAGGATTGAAAACCCGGAACGGCAACGGAAACGGAAAGATGATCATCAAGCCCCACTCTGACACCACAGTCTCCAGCAGCAGCAGTAGCAGCAGTCGCCCCCACTGA